A single region of the Anaerococcus urinomassiliensis genome encodes:
- the rpiB gene encoding ribose 5-phosphate isomerase B, whose translation MKYVIGNDHGGLDLVEIVKETLESLGHEVIHVGTTGKESVDYPDYANLACQKVLDNEADFAILICGTGIGMSISANKISGIRAAAVSETYSARMSRAHNNANCLCIGARVIGSETAKMIIEEFAKTDFEGGRHQKRVDKITNLESNN comes from the coding sequence ATGAAATATGTAATTGGAAATGATCATGGTGGTCTAGATTTAGTTGAAATAGTAAAGGAAACATTAGAGTCGCTCGGACATGAAGTTATTCACGTTGGCACTACCGGTAAAGAAAGTGTTGATTATCCGGATTATGCAAACCTTGCTTGTCAAAAAGTTTTAGATAATGAAGCTGATTTTGCAATACTTATTTGTGGTACTGGCATAGGAATGAGCATATCAGCAAACAAAATATCTGGTATTAGAGCTGCTGCAGTCTCCGAAACTTATTCTGCAAGAATGAGTAGAGCACATAACAACGCAAACTGTCTTTGCATAGGAGCTAGAGTTATAGGCAGTGAAACAGCAAAAATGATAATAGAAGAATTTGCTAAGACAGATTTTGAAGGTGGACGCCACCAGAAAAGAGTTGACAAAATTACTAATTTAGAATCTAATAATTAA
- the deoD gene encoding purine-nucleoside phosphorylase — protein MNIPTPHISAKSPDEIASTVLMPGDPLRAKYIAENFLENVTQFNNTRGMLGFTGYYGGKRVSVMGSGMGIPSSMIYYNELFGGYDVDTIIRIGTAGSMQENIKLHDIVIATSACSESSINDNLFANINFSPTPDFDLMLEAYNKSVDLNYTTHCGQVHSSDQFYSELPEGVFENLKKYGVLCVEMESYGLYMTARKYGKKALGIFTISDSLVENVADSAENREKSYTDMMKLALEIA, from the coding sequence ATGAATATACCTACACCACATATTTCGGCAAAAAGTCCAGATGAGATAGCGAGCACTGTATTAATGCCCGGAGATCCTCTTAGGGCAAAATATATTGCAGAAAACTTCTTGGAAAATGTAACTCAATTTAATAATACTCGTGGAATGCTTGGTTTTACTGGATATTATGGAGGAAAGAGAGTTTCTGTAATGGGTTCTGGAATGGGAATTCCATCATCAATGATTTATTATAATGAATTATTTGGTGGATATGATGTTGATACAATTATTAGAATTGGCACAGCTGGTTCAATGCAAGAAAATATAAAACTACATGATATAGTAATTGCTACAAGCGCTTGTTCAGAAAGCTCAATAAATGATAATCTATTTGCAAATATAAACTTTTCACCAACCCCAGATTTTGACTTAATGCTAGAAGCTTATAATAAGTCAGTAGATTTAAATTACACAACACACTGTGGACAGGTTCATAGTTCGGATCAATTCTATAGTGAATTACCTGAAGGTGTTTTTGAAAATCTAAAAAAATACGGGGTTTTATGCGTTGAAATGGAGTCATATGGTCTATATATGACTGCAAGAAAATATGGTAAGAAGGCACTAGGTATATTTACTATTAGTGATTCACTAGTTGAAAATGTAGCTGATAGTGCAGAAAACAGAGAGAAATCATATACAGATATGATGAAGTTAGCATTAGAAATCGCTTAG